The Actinomyces sp. oral taxon 414 genome has a segment encoding these proteins:
- a CDS encoding DivIVA domain-containing protein, with protein sequence MLLTADHVEQMRLPTTTSREGYEKSSVDAYVEEIVATLRAWETEADDAAPDYVLHSGDVTGAAFPAIPSIHDEGYEEERVDEFLDNVVSTLVHYETRAAAGASAGAPGAGAGDGVGAGAGATMTADEIARRTFNVVKFRGGYDRQAVDAFMTRIVATLRAHEAGTWRRGGPDGLLTSADVINIKFQATALRSGYEQDEVDEFLDDVAQALAAYEVRD encoded by the coding sequence ATGCTACTGACCGCCGATCATGTCGAGCAGATGCGCCTGCCCACCACGACCAGCCGCGAGGGCTACGAGAAGAGCAGCGTCGACGCCTACGTGGAGGAGATCGTGGCGACCCTGCGCGCATGGGAGACGGAGGCGGACGACGCGGCGCCGGACTACGTCCTGCACTCCGGCGACGTGACCGGCGCCGCCTTCCCGGCCATCCCGTCCATCCACGACGAGGGCTACGAGGAGGAGCGGGTCGACGAGTTCCTCGACAATGTCGTCAGCACGCTCGTGCACTACGAGACCCGGGCCGCCGCGGGCGCGAGCGCGGGGGCTCCCGGGGCGGGGGCCGGCGACGGCGTCGGGGCCGGGGCCGGGGCGACCATGACGGCCGACGAGATCGCGCGCCGCACCTTCAACGTCGTCAAATTCCGCGGCGGGTACGATCGCCAGGCCGTCGACGCCTTCATGACCCGGATCGTGGCCACCCTGCGCGCCCACGAGGCGGGGACCTGGCGGCGCGGCGGCCCGGACGGGCTGCTGACCTCCGCCGACGTGATCAACATCAAGTTCCAGGCCACCGCCTTGCGCTCCGGCTACGAGCAGGACGAGGTCGACGAGTTCCTCGACGACGTCGCCCAGGCGCTGGCCGCCTACGAGGTCCGCGACTAA
- a CDS encoding alpha-hydroxy acid oxidase → MVQRQIPNPAEIFDLLHFKRPDLNARRRRLNSALTIWDLRRIARRRTPAAAFDYTDGAAEGEISLRRARRAFRDIEFHPDILRPAVDVDTSCQILGGPSALPLGIAPTGFTRLMQTEGEIAGAGAAGEAGIPFTLSTLGTASIEDVRAANPRGRNWFQLYVMRKREISYGLVERAGAAGFDTLMFTVDTPVAGARLRDKRNGFSIPPQITIGTVLNALPRPWWWFDFLTTPKLEFASLRSTGGTVGELLDSAMDPTIGYEDLKVIRSMWSGRIVVKGVQTVADSKRLLDLGVDGIILSNHGGRQLDRAPVPFRLLPEVVREVGSDAVVMIDTGIMNGADVVASMALGAKFTLIGRAYLYGLMAGGRAGVERAIAILREEIERTMKLLGVSAIGELEPRHVTQLTRLVPVRGQVRAAADALER, encoded by the coding sequence ATGGTCCAGCGCCAGATCCCCAACCCGGCAGAGATCTTCGACCTGCTCCACTTCAAGAGACCCGACCTCAACGCCAGGCGGCGGCGCCTGAACTCCGCCCTGACCATCTGGGACCTGCGCCGGATCGCCAGGCGCCGCACCCCCGCGGCCGCTTTCGACTACACCGACGGCGCCGCCGAGGGCGAGATCTCCCTGCGCCGGGCCCGCCGGGCCTTCCGCGACATCGAGTTCCACCCCGACATCCTGCGCCCCGCCGTCGACGTCGATACCTCCTGCCAGATCCTGGGCGGGCCCTCCGCCCTGCCCCTGGGCATCGCCCCCACCGGCTTCACCCGCCTCATGCAGACCGAGGGCGAGATCGCCGGGGCCGGGGCGGCCGGAGAGGCCGGCATCCCCTTCACCCTGTCCACCCTGGGCACCGCCTCCATCGAGGACGTGCGCGCCGCCAACCCGCGGGGGCGCAACTGGTTCCAGCTCTACGTCATGCGCAAGCGGGAGATCTCCTACGGGCTGGTCGAACGGGCCGGGGCCGCGGGCTTCGACACTCTCATGTTCACCGTCGACACCCCGGTGGCCGGGGCCCGGCTGCGCGACAAGCGCAACGGCTTCTCCATCCCGCCCCAGATCACGATCGGCACCGTCCTCAACGCACTGCCCCGCCCCTGGTGGTGGTTCGACTTCCTGACCACCCCCAAGCTGGAGTTCGCCTCGCTGCGCTCCACCGGCGGGACGGTGGGCGAACTGCTGGACTCCGCCATGGACCCCACCATCGGCTACGAGGACCTGAAGGTCATCCGCTCCATGTGGTCGGGCAGGATCGTCGTCAAGGGCGTGCAGACCGTCGCGGACTCCAAGCGCCTGCTCGACCTGGGCGTGGACGGGATCATTCTGTCCAACCACGGCGGGCGCCAGCTCGACCGCGCCCCCGTGCCCTTCCGGCTCCTGCCCGAGGTGGTCCGCGAGGTCGGCTCCGACGCCGTCGTCATGATCGACACCGGCATTATGAACGGCGCCGACGTCGTGGCCTCCATGGCGCTGGGGGCGAAGTTCACCCTCATCGGCCGCGCCTACCTCTACGGCCTCATGGCCGGCGGGCGCGCCGGGGTGGAGCGCGCCATCGCGATCCTGCGCGAGGAGATCGAGCGCACCATGAAGCTCCTGGGGGTCAGCGCCATTGGGGAGCTCGAACCGCGCCACGTCACCCAGCTCACCCGCCTGGTGCCGGTGCGCGGCCAGGTCAGGGCCGCCGCCGACGCCCTCGAGCGCTAG
- a CDS encoding FtsX-like permease family protein, whose amino-acid sequence MRDFALARLIVAGDRSARRRLLGIVAGVMVGVAVFLLLTAAYQAFGERSRRSSWHTPITASPTALMPDTELTAHTAGAASTLDHVGNRTVTVLLVATTEDTRVRIPGSDVVPRPGQYLASPAMADLIASMPADQLAERYGRQVGVLSEDAVEGPDSLVLVVGMEAPRLAAWQGSEQPQVVTGFVGHDYAAQAYRIVAAVGALAILAPVLLLIAIVTDLGAAQRAERFATLRLIGATPGRVARLAAAETAATSALGAVAGIVLYLALIPAAARLTIGSSRFFARDLLTSPLVMILTTVGVVGGATAVSWWRTRRASIGPLGASRERRERAPRPVRLLPLLLGLAGLTAVRLAGGRLSTTALVTLLIGSFLSTMLGLLWAGPLLTCWAARAARRRARTAAQVMGLGRLVQHPRAAFRAVGGMVVALYAVTLFAVAITAAAGVPGVRTGPGRLSPQALFTTPATADPAALDSVLGRLRAVPGVTTASLGYPQAPQQGQKGRGLRLVLPVEDVRALGEAGADSPTGWVSVDWGWVLGERADPAPAQAPQTDGPSSGSPSAASAPVLLVATDGGPGAVERARTAMVSAVGADLVSYPVSRYDIRAVQASATENQFAALGYIGILIAAGVSTASLAVSTVSSLLARRRVLGLLRLTGMPHAALRRVVAYETLLPAATVLALSIGAAAYTAWVLITGVSARSISWPAGSYYAVVGACLALVGVAVLASARAATRMVSGTAVRFE is encoded by the coding sequence CCGGCGCTCGAGCTGGCACACGCCGATCACGGCCTCGCCCACCGCCCTGATGCCCGACACCGAGCTCACCGCGCACACGGCGGGGGCCGCCTCCACCCTCGACCACGTCGGGAACCGGACCGTGACCGTCCTGCTGGTGGCCACCACCGAGGACACGCGCGTGCGGATCCCCGGCTCCGACGTCGTGCCCCGTCCGGGCCAGTACCTGGCCTCGCCGGCCATGGCCGATCTCATCGCCTCCATGCCCGCCGACCAGCTCGCCGAGCGCTACGGCCGGCAGGTGGGCGTCCTGTCCGAGGACGCCGTGGAGGGCCCCGACTCCCTTGTCCTGGTCGTGGGGATGGAGGCCCCGCGCCTGGCCGCCTGGCAGGGCTCGGAGCAGCCGCAGGTCGTCACCGGGTTCGTCGGCCACGACTACGCCGCGCAGGCCTACCGGATCGTCGCCGCGGTCGGCGCCCTGGCCATCCTCGCCCCCGTCCTGCTGCTCATCGCCATCGTCACCGATCTGGGGGCCGCCCAGCGCGCCGAGCGCTTCGCGACCCTGCGGCTCATCGGGGCGACGCCGGGGCGCGTGGCCCGCCTCGCCGCGGCGGAGACGGCGGCGACCAGCGCCCTGGGCGCCGTGGCGGGCATCGTCCTCTACCTGGCCCTCATCCCCGCCGCCGCCCGGCTGACGATCGGCTCCTCGCGCTTCTTCGCCCGCGACCTGCTCACCTCGCCCCTGGTCATGATCCTCACCACCGTCGGCGTGGTGGGCGGGGCGACGGCCGTGTCCTGGTGGCGGACCCGGCGGGCCAGCATCGGCCCGTTGGGTGCCAGCCGCGAGCGCCGCGAGCGCGCGCCCCGCCCCGTCCGCCTCCTGCCGCTGCTGCTGGGCCTGGCCGGACTGACCGCGGTGCGCCTGGCCGGCGGGAGGCTGAGCACGACGGCGCTGGTGACCCTGCTCATCGGGTCCTTCCTGTCGACCATGCTGGGGCTGCTGTGGGCGGGGCCGCTGCTGACCTGCTGGGCGGCGCGGGCGGCGCGGCGCCGGGCCCGCACCGCCGCGCAGGTCATGGGCCTGGGCCGCCTGGTCCAGCACCCGCGCGCGGCCTTCCGGGCGGTGGGCGGCATGGTCGTCGCCCTGTACGCCGTCACCCTGTTCGCCGTGGCCATCACGGCCGCCGCCGGCGTGCCGGGGGTGAGGACCGGGCCCGGGCGCCTGAGCCCCCAGGCCCTGTTCACCACTCCCGCCACCGCCGACCCCGCGGCCCTGGACTCCGTCCTCGGGCGGCTGCGGGCCGTGCCGGGGGTCACCACCGCCTCGCTCGGCTACCCGCAGGCGCCGCAGCAGGGGCAGAAGGGCCGGGGCCTGCGCCTGGTCCTGCCGGTTGAGGACGTGCGCGCCCTGGGCGAGGCGGGGGCGGACTCGCCGACCGGCTGGGTGAGCGTGGACTGGGGCTGGGTGCTCGGGGAGAGAGCCGACCCGGCGCCGGCCCAGGCCCCGCAGACGGACGGGCCGTCGTCCGGGAGCCCGTCGGCCGCCAGCGCGCCGGTGCTGCTCGTGGCCACCGACGGCGGCCCGGGGGCGGTGGAGCGGGCCCGCACCGCGATGGTGAGCGCCGTCGGGGCGGACCTGGTCTCCTACCCGGTCTCGCGCTACGACATCCGGGCCGTCCAGGCCTCCGCCACGGAGAACCAGTTCGCGGCGCTGGGCTACATCGGCATCCTCATTGCGGCGGGCGTGTCCACCGCGTCCCTGGCGGTGTCCACCGTCTCCTCCCTGCTGGCGCGCCGGCGGGTGCTCGGTCTGCTGCGCCTGACGGGGATGCCTCACGCCGCGCTGCGACGGGTCGTGGCCTACGAGACCCTCCTGCCGGCGGCCACCGTGCTGGCGCTGAGCATCGGGGCGGCGGCCTACACCGCCTGGGTCCTCATCACGGGCGTGTCCGCGCGCTCGATCAGCTGGCCGGCCGGTTCGTACTACGCGGTGGTCGGGGCGTGCCTGGCGCTGGTGGGCGTGGCCGTCCTGGCCAGCGCCAGGGCCGCCACGCGCATGGTCTCGGGCACCGCGGTGCGCTTCGAGTAG